DNA from Daucus carota subsp. sativus chromosome 1, DH1 v3.0, whole genome shotgun sequence:
ATTAATCGAACTGATCAATGTAAGAGGGACAAGCACCCTGACCATTATGGCCTAGAATCTTACGATCATAACAGTAGATTTCCCAATAATTTCTTAAACGCCTCTTATAACAAAAGATTTAGGGGTTATTTGATAACGCATGAATGAGAAGATTTAACTGGacgagagggagagagagtcaTCTAGATCATTTGTTTGGTTTTTTTACGCTCTGGACGAACCAAAATTCAGCTGGACGAATGGGCTTCACAATTCTATCCGAACGGTTCGGTATGCCACTGATGCATCTTTCCCATAGGGTACGTGTTATTTCTGAGTTCATTGTAAATGTGTTATATCAGTGTTTAGTTAATGAAATCAATttcatagaataaattttaaaaagaaagatatgaacttatttaattattattcccattaaaaatgattttttatttatattagttaATATCTTTATTCatgattaatattaattataagacTTATAACTAACAGAGACTCAGAGAGGTATAATaaaatctttttaaattattaattatttcaagATTATGAagtgattataatttatttttagattaaaatttattatatgttcagtatataatttaaaagtttTCATCCATCCAGAAAATATTGTTCAGATCAGTCAAATGACTCACATGAATGGTTCAAAAACTCGAATGATCCAGAAATTTATGTCGTTCAGAAAATATTGTTCAGTTTTATCAAATGACCCCTTAGGTAATATGTTAGcccaaaagcttaaaagctACTAATACTTCAGAGTTCAGGGTAGGGTAGAGGAGCCGAACACTGAATTTTAAAGCTCTTCCAGGCTTTTTAAACACCCGACAGGTAGCATTCAATCTCCCCACCCCTCTATACTTACGAATCTAATTCATTTGAAAAAATGTAGCATACTGAAAACAAAACTGTTGTAGCCTGTTACATATCCGGTAATGCTTCAGTTGATGTTTTCTATACATTCactattttcataaaataaaatgagtttTCAATATATTGTAATCTTTGTCCTAAATGTAGTTCAAATGTAGACACGAACGTATATTTACATAGGTCATCCACCTCTACAAGACCAGAAGAAACAGTCAAGTGAGAATCGGAGTGTGAACCAGCCATATACAAGTAACTACTGCTAGTACGCAATAGGTTTAAACTTTTTACACAAGCATGAAATATACAAATAAATCTATGTGTTTCATGAAGGATACTTCAGTAGGCCACAGCACCAGTAAAGCCATCACCATCATGAAGCACAGATTCTGTAAGCCAATAACCATCCCAACAACTGCCAATTCTCTGCAACCGGAAATGGCACGACAATTAACGCTTTCATCGTAGTGAAGATGAGGATACTTGGCAAAAACAAATTAATGATCAAAGCACACATAAATCTCTTAGTACCATGTCCACATTAGGGTATATATTCAACAGCAAATTAAATGTAAAATACAATGTGATTCATTATTGAAAGAAtagtatctatatatataaaattataaagggTAGTAAGGAATGTTTAATTAGTTTATAGACTATAGCAATGTAGACTCTGCAATGGAACAGAAGGCCCTCCTTAGAAGGTGACAAGAATCAGCATCTGCTCATGGGTAAGCGTAAGCCTATTGAGCAAGACATCGAAGCTGATCTATCTCCCAATCCCTCCTttgttgtttttgattttttcttaCCCTATCTTCTGTCACGAATTCTCCACAATCATTCTGTTTCATTACCATAAATTATTCTTCCTAATAGCAACAAATATGATCACAAAAAAAGAATGATCATTCAAAAAGGGTTAGTCCCATGGGATGCATGTTCCCAAAGTATACTTTTCACAGTTGAGGGATAAATACTTTTACCAGTAAACAGGTTCAATTGTACACAGAAGAGCTGGGGAATTAATAACCTGAACCATAGTAAACTGAAATGTTTCCTCTTCCTCAGGCCGAGCTCCTAGTATCCATACCCGCTGCTTGTATAGATTCTGAAATCACCATATTTATTTTGATGCATTAGAAAAAACATTTAATGCTCCTAGTCACAAGTATAGTTGAACCTCTTCAATTACCTCCTCAACCTGCAAACTACTTAAGATCTTTCTCTCTCTGTGACCAAGCAATACTCGGTACTTCGAATGATGAAATATTCGTCTAAATCGTTCAAACTGGAGTCATAGAATGAAGCCGTTAGAAGATACAAGATTACAAGGGCATACAAACTCCTGAATATTACAATGAGGCAACTGTTCTTACTTCTTACTAGTCAGTTTGAAGATGAAACTTCAACAAGACcttaaatatatagataaacaTGACTATTGGGCATTATACAGTTACTGACCTGTCCCAAATCAAAAAAGGGTCCAAAATAGGTAGATCTTTCGAATGGATCGAAACCTGCAAACTGACATTGCACATAGGTTCATAAACTACTTAAGGATATAAAACAACCACAGGAGTATCGAACAAGTCAATATAATTATACCCTATACATGACTTCAATCCCATAATCTTGTCGAGGTTGATCATTGAACATCAGGGCATCTAGCTGATGCCCAACAGCTTCTTCTGCACTAAACTATATAGAAAAGTAATAGTAAACTAAAATACCATACTATACAAAAGTGAATATAATAAACCAGATAGTAAGAGAGTTTACACTTAATCTTGGACCAAATGGCCTCTTTCTGCGAGATTCAAGCCTGAAGAAATGTTTCTAGGTTAGTATGTCAGCAAACAGCAGAGACTCATATTCTGTAAAGATGATCACAGctcgtaaaagtttaaatgtATATACTAATATACACCGAAAAAGTATGAGGTCCGGTCCAAAATTTTTTGCTTGGACCAGAGAGGAGAGGGGGTAAGTGATATATTTCAGAAATTACTAATTATTTATCTGACTTTAATGACATACTGGAGTGTAAGTTTGTAACTAAAAACCAAATTTAAAActatatcaaatttaaaaaaaaaagtaaaaaaaaaacatgcaaaatataaaaaagtatgACATCAAAAAGTCCACATTCACTCCAACTTAGTTGTGATGTTgcaatcaaattattaaaattaagaaatattataatatactgaCCTTTTTCTATCCAAATAACACATATACGAAACTAGTAATTATAAACcattatgtacatatattataacAATTTAGAAACCATGCATCACAAGGGTATAAAGCTGGTATTTAAGAAAAGTTGGGTAATGCTGGTGTGAAGGTGCTAGAAACAGCATCAGCAGCCTCTTCAAACCACTTGAAATTGTCCTTGTGTTATGGCTTGGTATGATCCTTAGCAATCAAAACTTAATCTTTTACAATACCCTGCAATATGTGGTCAGCTTGATGTATCTCAGTTCCTTCACTAAAGATGGTAAGGGACATTTCACCATCATCCCGGCAATTTATAGAAGATAAATATATATCCtccttgatggatgatatcaccTCTATCACATGTTCACATGTACTTTTTCATTCACTTAGGCAGCTAGGCCTGATTAGAGCGCTAAGTTATCTGCTTAAGCATCATCTAAAAAGTGTAAACACTATGAAAGAAACAAAATCTATCAGTTCTGCATAAACCTTTAATACACTGATCTAATAAGCACAAGTTTCACTGAAAGGTGAAACCTGAGAAGAATGCTACCAGTGACTGCATCAGCTCACTTCAAACTACTAATACAATTTGtgaccattatatatatatatattttgcaatcACATTTGCAGATTAAGGTCCATTGTCATTTTATCAGTATTTATAGTTCTCATGTTTAGAACTTGAGAACAACAAGATAGTCCAGTGGCTGTGaagatttttcttcattttaAATCGCTGCCCAAAGTTACATTGTGATAAAAATTCCATACTCAGCAACAATGGTAAATCgttgattataatatatattcatcaTGAGTCTATTGAAATTGGCCTAAAACATCAAACTTGCATCTTTGGAAATGCAAAATTGCATCATCAATGATATACATATTATGATAGCAGTCACTAGCAGATAAAAACACACATAAACACACCCAAGTATATAGTAATTCATAGCATATCTTAGTTTGAAGAGTATCAGATTCTTGGATATGGATAAGAAAAAGACACAGTTCATGGGGATTGACCGTAAGAGTTTAACACGCAGaactttatataatt
Protein-coding regions in this window:
- the LOC108205367 gene encoding uncharacterized protein LOC108205367 isoform X2, whose translation is MSFCFSSTTLFRCKPTHENTTSCRFRAASDVPDFLSANWLESRRKRPFGPRLSFSAEEAVGHQLDALMFNDQPRQDYGIEVMYRFAGFDPFERSTYFGPFFDLGQFERFRRIFHHSKYRVLLGHRERKILSSLQVEENLYKQRVWILGARPEEEETFQFTMVQRIGSCWDGYWLTESVLHDGDGFTGAVAY
- the LOC108205367 gene encoding uncharacterized protein LOC108205367 isoform X1, coding for MSFCFSSTTLFRCKPTHENTTSCRFRAASDVPDFLSANWLESRRKRPFGPRLSFSAEEAVGHQLDALMFNDQPRQDYGIEVMYRFAGFDPFERSTYFGPFFDLGQFERFRRIFHHSKYRVLLGHRERKILSSLQVEENLYKQRVWILGARPEEEETFQFTMVQNDCGEFVTEDRVRKNQKQQRRDWEIDQLRCLAQ